A single region of the Rhodothermia bacterium genome encodes:
- a CDS encoding Rpn family recombination-promoting nuclease/putative transposase, whose protein sequence is EAAEIAKFTSEEKEQYEQSLKSYRDLKNVIDTAFVEGETKGKIEGKIEGKIEIAKRLKSMGFTIEQIQEATDLSKEEVEQL, encoded by the coding sequence TTGAAGCCGCCGAAATTGCAAAGTTCACCTCCGAAGAAAAGGAACAATACGAACAAAGTTTAAAATCGTATCGAGACCTCAAAAATGTGATTGATACCGCTTTTGTTGAGGGAGAAACAAAAGGGAAGATCGAAGGAAAAATCGAAGGGAAGATCGAAATTGCCAAACGATTAAAATCAATGGGATTTACCATTGAGCAAATACAGGAAGCGACAGACCTGTCTAAAGAAGAAGTTGAACAACTTTAA
- a CDS encoding class I SAM-dependent methyltransferase: protein MENTHPLLPRILDFAQSLILQTLKSGEMAIDATLGNGHDAHFLYRIVGETGFLWGFDVQARAVNLSTEKIQGSFPEAENYVFFLESHTKMLEKLGEDFLGKVGAIMFNLGYLPGSDKTIITLAEKTLKALEQAILLLRRGGILTVVVYPGHNGGEIESQSVEHFLATLPTEKGEVIRYQFLNKQKKPPYLLAFLKS from the coding sequence ATGGAAAATACCCATCCCCTATTGCCAAGAATTTTAGACTTTGCACAAAGTTTAATCCTGCAAACCCTGAAATCGGGCGAAATGGCGATAGATGCAACCTTAGGGAATGGTCATGATGCACATTTTCTTTACCGCATTGTTGGGGAAACGGGCTTTCTTTGGGGATTTGATGTTCAAGCAAGGGCGGTCAATCTGTCAACCGAGAAAATCCAAGGCAGTTTTCCTGAAGCGGAAAATTATGTGTTCTTTTTGGAAAGCCATACAAAAATGTTGGAAAAATTGGGCGAAGACTTTCTTGGAAAAGTGGGGGCAATTATGTTTAATTTGGGTTATCTTCCGGGTAGTGATAAAACCATTATTACCTTAGCAGAAAAGACATTGAAAGCATTAGAACAAGCTATTCTACTGCTAAGACGTGGCGGGATACTGACGGTGGTGGTGTATCCAGGACACAATGGTGGAGAAATAGAGTCTCAATCAGTAGAACATTTTTTGGCTACTTTACCCACGGAAAAAGGAGAAGTTATTCGCTACCAATTTTTGAATAAACAAAAAAAACCTCCTTACCTTTTGGCTTTTCTAAAATCGTAA